The genome window AGCTTGGCGAACCCGAGATCGGTGAAGCCCGACAGCGGTGCCGCGGTCAGTGCGCGGGACGCGTCGGCGACCGTCGTCGTACCGGCTGCCACGTCCTCGAGCAGCCGCCGCACCTCCTCGGCGTCCACCAGAGCGACCCTAATCGGATCGGAGCCGGGTCGGTGGCCTGGCCTCACCGCGGACTCAGATCGGCCGCACAGGGTCAGGCATTAGGCTTCGCTGCTGTGCTGCCCCTGCATCGCCCGCTGCTCGACGAGATCACGCTAGGAGCATCAGGGGTCGCGATCGTCGGCTTGATCACCGGTTTCGTGGCGAACCTGCGGGTCAGGCGGCTGCGCCGCTCGCTGGACGTGCTCAATGGCCCGGAAGGACCCGAAGGCGTTCTCGACGCGGTCAATCGCGGCGCTGCAGAGACCCACGCGCTGCGACTCGAGCTGGCCCGAGCCAAGAGCGATCTCGATGTCGCGCGCAGCCAGCTTGCGGACGCGCTTCGCCACGTTGCGGTCGTGCGTTACGACGCCTTCGGCGACATGGGTGGCCGGATGTCGTTCACTGCGGCGCTGCTCGATGACTCCGGGGACGGTCTGGTGATCACCTCGATCAACGGGCGCACCGAGGCCCGTGCCTATGCGAAAGGTGTGAAGGAAGGCCAGAGTGACCAGACGCTCTCGCCCGAGGAAACTCAGGCGATCGCGCTCGCGCTCGGCCGCAAGGTCAGGGCCTGACCCTCATGGGTACGCGGGGGGCGCGCTATGCCTATCTCGGGCCGGAAGGCACCTTCTCGGAAGCCGCACTACGTTCGTTGCCTGATGCCACCGACGTCGAGCCGGTTGCGTGCGTCTCGGTGGCCGATGCGCTGGATGCGGTCCGCCGTAAAGAGGTAGTCGGCGCGCTGGTTCCGTTGGAGAACTCGGTCGAGGGCTCGGTCGCCGAGACCCTCGATGAGCTCGCCTCCGGCGCGCCGCTGCGGATCGTCCGTGAGGTCCAGCTCACCGTTTCGTTCGCGTTGATGGTTCGACCCGGCACACGGGTGACCGACATCACGACCGTGACGACGATCCCGCACGCGGAGGCACAGGTTCGTGGATGGCTGCGCCGCGAGCTGCCGGCCGCCCGGTTCATCGCCGCGTCGAGCACTGCGGACGGCGCGCGAGCGGTGGCGGCCGGCGAAGCCGATGCGGCCGTCGCTGCACCGATCGCGGCCGCGCACTACGGCCTCGAGATCGTTGCCGACGACATCGCGGACACGCCAGGCGCAGTGACCAGGTTCGTCCTCGTCGAGGCGCCGGGCCGGCTACCGGACCCGACCGGAGCGGATCGGACCAGCCTGGTCGCCTTCATCGCAGACGACCATCCGGGCGCGCTGCTCGAGGTGCTCACCGAACTCGCGGTGCGCGGGGTCAACCTCACCCGGATCGAGTCGCGGCCAACCGGGGTCGGGCTGGGCCGCTACTGCTTCTCGATGGATGCCGAGGGACACGTCAGCCAGGCGCGGGTCGCCGAAGCGCTGGCCGCGCTTCGCCGGTTGTGCGCGGACGTCCGGTTCCTGGGCTCGTACCCGAGCGCGGATGGCAACCGCCCGACCGAGCGCCGCGGCACCG of Mycobacteriales bacterium contains these proteins:
- a CDS encoding DUF4446 family protein — protein: MLPLHRPLLDEITLGASGVAIVGLITGFVANLRVRRLRRSLDVLNGPEGPEGVLDAVNRGAAETHALRLELARAKSDLDVARSQLADALRHVAVVRYDAFGDMGGRMSFTAALLDDSGDGLVITSINGRTEARAYAKGVKEGQSDQTLSPEETQAIALALGRKVRA
- the pheA gene encoding prephenate dehydratase, which gives rise to MGTRGARYAYLGPEGTFSEAALRSLPDATDVEPVACVSVADALDAVRRKEVVGALVPLENSVEGSVAETLDELASGAPLRIVREVQLTVSFALMVRPGTRVTDITTVTTIPHAEAQVRGWLRRELPAARFIAASSTADGARAVAAGEADAAVAAPIAAAHYGLEIVADDIADTPGAVTRFVLVEAPGRLPDPTGADRTSLVAFIADDHPGALLEVLTELAVRGVNLTRIESRPTGVGLGRYCFSMDAEGHVSQARVAEALAALRRLCADVRFLGSYPSADGNRPTERRGTADTDFAEAAAWVAELRQGP